From one Leptospira kanakyensis genomic stretch:
- a CDS encoding ArsR/SmtB family transcription factor → MVKRTYNLDIVLQALSDPTRRQVVERLGIGPSSVSDLASPFSMAMPSFMQHLDILESAQLIYTEKVGRVRICYLNPNPFSVIESWLQVQKSLWETRLNQLDSFLLKTKGKT, encoded by the coding sequence ATGGTCAAAAGAACCTACAATCTGGACATTGTTTTGCAAGCCCTCTCCGATCCAACAAGGAGACAGGTTGTGGAACGTCTAGGGATCGGACCTTCTAGTGTCAGCGATTTGGCTTCTCCTTTCTCGATGGCAATGCCATCGTTCATGCAACATTTGGATATTTTAGAGTCAGCCCAGCTAATCTATACGGAAAAGGTAGGAAGGGTTCGAATTTGTTATCTCAATCCAAATCCGTTTTCAGTGATAGAATCTTGGCTACAGGTTCAAAAGTCTTTATGGGAAACAAGGTTGAATCAATTGGACTCATTTTTATTAAAAACAAAGGGAAAAACATGA
- a CDS encoding SRPBCC family protein, which yields MNQESKESFNPELDLVLERIVEVPVELVWNAWTIPEQVKQWFTPVPWKTIDCRIDLKPGGEFYTVMESPDGNKFPNNGCFLEIEHLKKLVFTDSLLPGYRPSGNSFMTAFVTMESIGTATKYKAVAKHKDPETKKQHEDMGFLEGWGTALDQLVAFTKTLSK from the coding sequence ATGAATCAAGAATCAAAAGAATCGTTCAATCCTGAATTGGATTTGGTGTTAGAAAGAATTGTAGAAGTGCCAGTGGAGTTAGTTTGGAACGCTTGGACAATTCCAGAACAGGTCAAACAGTGGTTCACACCCGTGCCGTGGAAAACAATCGATTGTAGGATTGATCTAAAACCAGGTGGAGAGTTTTATACAGTAATGGAATCTCCAGATGGGAATAAATTTCCAAATAACGGCTGTTTTCTGGAAATAGAACATTTAAAAAAATTAGTTTTTACAGACAGTTTGCTTCCTGGGTATAGACCATCTGGGAATAGTTTTATGACGGCTTTTGTTACTATGGAATCAATTGGTACAGCGACAAAATACAAAGCAGTAGCAAAACATAAAGATCCTGAAACTAAAAAACAACATGAAGATATGGGATTTTTAGAAGGATGGGGAACGGCACTTGACCAACTTGTGGCCTTTACCAAAACCTTATCCAAATAA